The Daphnia pulex isolate KAP4 chromosome 7, ASM2113471v1 genome includes the window CCAGAAATCATAATTCCATCCAATAAGCCAATAATTAAACGTGAAGTTGGTCCTAGTCCTTGGAATGGAACAGTCAAGTAcgataacaaaatatttcttggTGCCCATATTTCAGCAGCAGGTTAGCTGTAATCATTTGTTACACTGTTGGTCTTTATTATTAACACTATTTTAACATATTTCAGGGGGATTGGAAAATGCTATTACCAATTCCTTAAATATAGGAGGAACCAGTTTTGCTCTATTTCTGAAAAATCAAAGGCAGTGGGTTTCAAAACCCATGGAAGATGTTACTGTCGAACGTTTTAAAGGTGATTAATCTAGACAATTACAACCAGCGTTCAAATCATTCTGATAGTGTTGACTTAGCCGCCTGTGCAACACACAAGTTTCTTCCACATTTGATTCTGCCACACGGATCCTACTTAATGAATTGTGGTAGCAGTGACCCTGTTATTTTAGCCAAAAGCCGAGCTAATCTTCTTGATGAGGTTCAAAGATGCGAAAGACTAGGTATTTTGTATTACAACATTCATCCGGGTAAGAGAACAACATTATTCATCATTGTACcagttaatattttttccaattatttttcagGATCGAGTTGTGGAAAAGGGACGCGTGAGGAAGCTATAAAATCAATCGCCGATAGTATCAATTGGGTCCACGATCAAACACCCGATTCCAAAGTTACTGTTGTATTGGAGAACATGTGCCGTCAGGGCAATACGATTGGTGGtgatttttctgatttggCAGAAATCATCCAGCAGGTCTTTGATCAATCAAGGATCGGAGTTTGCCTCGACACTTGTCATGCTCTAGCAGCCGGGTACGATCTAGCCACCGCCCATGGATTCGACTCCTTTTTGGAAGAGTTTGAACGTGTTGTTGGTTTTCGTTATCTTGTTGCTGTCCATCTAAACGATTCCGAAGGTAATAACCACACTGTGTAGCACGCATTTCCTTGGCGAATTTATAATTGTATTTCCATTTAAAGGTGAGTTAGGATGTCACCGTGATCGTCACGCTTCCATCGGCAAAGGAAAAATTGGTTTGGAAGGCTTTCGACGGATTGTCAATTGTCCTCGATTCCGTGATATTCCTGTCGTACTAGAAACTCCCTTTATCAGTGATGAACActacaaacaagaaatattattattgaaatctCTGGCCAATTCGGATACTGTGTGTGCctgaaattaaatcttttaaatttttcgaatAACTCAAAAAAGGTACGTGATAATagaatgggttttttttttatctcttcatTGATTTACATGCGttgtttaataatttgtttttctgttattatttGGTCAATAAAGGGAATCCCGGCCGTTATCAATGGAATTCCCAACAGTTTTATTCATCAGCTGTTTTAAAAACGACTTGAATGTCAAAGGGGCTTGACTTTTGACTCTGTGTAAATATTGAACTAGAAGTTTTGTTATTGCCCAACTCAGGCTTTTCCCCCGAACgccatagtttttttttgcgtcgAATTATTGGAAATGTTCAAAACAACGTTAAAGTGCGTGCATCAATCAATGTTGTAATTTCCTGGGGTCATCGCTTTTAGGGTTACGAGATATCAGGCATCCCTTTCGGGAAGGTCTGGGCAAAATAATGGTTCTCAAAGATATTTCAAGTGAAGCTTCGTGTTTTGATGCTGGAGCGATTTTCTGTGTTCTATACACTATATGTAAATGTAATAGACTACTTCGAGAGTGTACTTGCGCAAAAAAGTCAACGAAACCTTGGCGGGTTGCTTAATAATCCCGAAGACTACAACAACTAGAATTGATTGTTGCGTCAACGCATTAGGCTAATTGCGCAATTACTCAGTGTAAGGCGCAAATTGAAACAGCGCTCGTGTGAAGGAACTTTTAAAGACATTTACACGAAGCCGTGGTCACATATTATTTTATGGATCTGgttgtaattgttttttggtgAAGAAGAGCTCGTTGGTTTTCTGTACTTCCTTCGGGTCCGCCTTAGTTACCGCACCCTTGCCATATAATTCCATAAATTGAAGAAAGTCTGACTTATTGGCCACATATTTTTCCAACAcctttttaaaagataaaccTGTCTCACAGCTTCTGTGTTGACCTGTTTCTTACTTCCATTTTCTATGAATTGGCATGGTttcaaaatttacattttacaaTATAAAAGTAGAAAAACTGCTTCGACCGGGGAATTCccataattgaaaaatgtggCGAATGTAGAGGAACAATATCACCTGAGGTTATAATTATGTCCAacggtaataaaaaaataggtgGGAATCCAGGTCCGGTCAAACACGAGCGCATTACACAggctaaacaacaaaaaaaaaagatagaaaacaaattcacattttCGAGATCAAAATGGATCGTAACTGATATTTTGGCTCCACAGatacaaaatatttcaaattaaaaaagcctTGGTGGGTATCCATCAGGTTATCTATAAAGGCGTGTGAAATGCAGCGGAAGATTTTCTCAGCCTGTGAAACAAACCAGAAACACGTACGATGAAATCAATGTAttgattttggtttgattACTCCAACATCAAAATCTCTCCCTGAATAATGTCATTTAAATCTTGCTGCTGGACGCTGGATGCCACCAAAGTGCCTTGTTCGTCTTGTTCGATAGTCACGACGACCGATTCACCGTCTTCTGTGGTCCAAATGTGAGGTCCACCAGTCCCATCATCGACAATTGTGTAGGTCTCGGTGATTTCGCCATCATCGACAGAGGGTTCAACAGTGAGAATTTCTTCGGTTTCGTTTTCGTTCGACAGATCCACACATTCAATCGTGTTATTGGCGCTGGTTGGGTCTTCCATCAACGACTGTTCTTCAGACATATTGGTCTGATCTATGTCACGGGATGTTGAAGGCTGTGgttcatcatcgtcgtcggcTTCATCATCAGACTCTTCTGCTTGCTGACCTAAAAGAGCTAGTACTTCCCTTTCAATATCTTCTCTACTTCTGCCAGCGTACGGTGTGTTTCCTTTCTTGCTCCTTTTGTTGCTGGGAGCAGCTTCAGCAAGGAGTACATCGAGATCTACCTCAGTCAGCCTCTTCATGCTCTTGGTACCTGAAACAGAAAGGGATGATAAATATCTTAAATCGTcacatgaaataaatatttatacctGCATGGCTGACAAAAAGTTCTTTGAGAAGCTCCAGCTCTTTCTTGAGTCCCTCAATACGGTCTTCCAGCTTTGTGTTTTCACCTCTGAGTTTCTCCACCTTGTCTAGCGTGTTCTGAGTTCTCAGTTTGGTCCTCGTCCGACTCTTCTTGACAGCTTCATTGTTTCTGTCTCTGAGCTTGCGATATTCATCAGTGTCTTTTTCCACATTGATGGAGCTCTTGGAAGGGGTTGTTTTCCCTTTACTTGTTTTAGGCGATTTCAAAGTTGTTTGCTCGGTGCTGCTGGTAGCCCCATTACTATCTTCACTGTTTGGCACCATTTCTAATCAGTTTATaccaaatattttattcctgttgaataaatgaattcctcatttaaatcaaattgcgTTACACAAAGTTCAActaaaaaacagaataaaaactaaatgGATCGCTATTTTCCCAACCAAAAATATAATCTTTTCATAATCTATCGGGTAAAAATTACAACAAATGCAACCATTCAAAGCTCGTAAATTTCCCCGAAACTGACAATCAATGGTTATCTCATCAAATTACCTTTGAACGAACGTTTTCCGACTTGTTGTTGACAATGTCAAGAGTGCGACGCCATGTTCCTTCTGCTGCGCTGATGcaataacaaatcaaaatctctAATGCAGCGTTGCAGCTCAAACGCGTTTATGTTCTTTGCAGCTCACGTTTCTATCGTGTCTATATCAGtatatctcttcttttttttctctccaatcATCAGTAGCTGTCgcattctttcaatttttgattaaCTCGGTACGTAGCGAGACAGACCTCAAATCTTATCTCACCCGAGAATTCATGACATGATTTCAAAGTTTCCGTCGATCGACAAACATACGTCTACTGAATTTTACGTTGGTgactcaacaaaaaaatctctaATTGGAACgaatttgattcaaaaatcggaagaaagagaagaatatttGATGAGAAGATCCTGGATGTTATTGTCGCCAGCGTATACGTTTGGATTATTAAACGAAAAAtgataatttgttttgttgtttttttttttctcccgccgTGTGTTGAGTGAGTCACGCCGGCCTGACCACCGGAAACTGCGTGAGCTGGAAATCTTGGAACTAGttggctggctgctgttggCGGCCTTCCGGCGTGAGCGAATTCGAAGAAGTAGGAGGAAAAGTGGTATATATCATTCCCGCCcctttcatttcttgttttggcCTCTTCCCGCGAAAAACTGTcacaaattttaataataaaaacaatttattttatattactAACAACGGTATCGTTAGTGACGTCACTTGCGACGACTTTCGACGAAAAACGAACGCGTCACGACACGTTCCGGCGGCGTGTGTTGATATTTTCAGGCCTGTGGTTAAACAGCAACATTGACGacataaaaattaatcaattcaaattcaaattgattattttttttttttaaataattgtgcccccaaaaattaaataagaaaacaacagtTAGGATGATTCatctaaaaacattttctctctgcATATACACACGTACGTAGTACGGTGCTATCAAAGGCCAATCAGGAACGGTCGAATGACGCCAAGTGGGCGGAGTTGAGCGCCAgcagcgccaccgccaccag containing:
- the LOC124198283 gene encoding probable endonuclease 4 isoform X1; this translates as MFVRNILLSFKSVFYSKVTSFTRTAIKMASKINVDVEEPVLRVTRGSKRKLTSPIIKHEEGETSNVAKQSHKSLHLLSSTKLELLQAENSGTGVQICEKNANSVTSHISNPTKTLKSKQTVKQMDKESQGNGKQEKIKKEKKAKAEKTDTGKKVSKNDVPKPEMVIPEIIIPSNKPIIKREVGPSPWNGTVKYDNKIFLGAHISAAGGLENAITNSLNIGGTSFALFLKNQRQWVSKPMEDVTVERFKAACATHKFLPHLILPHGSYLMNCGSSDPVILAKSRANLLDEVQRCERLGILYYNIHPGSSCGKGTREEAIKSIADSINWVHDQTPDSKVTVVLENMCRQGNTIGGDFSDLAEIIQQVFDQSRIGVCLDTCHALAAGYDLATAHGFDSFLEEFERVVGFRYLVAVHLNDSEGELGCHRDRHASIGKGKIGLEGFRRIVNCPRFRDIPVVLETPFISDEHYKQEILLLKSLANSDTVCA
- the LOC124198283 gene encoding probable endonuclease 4 isoform X2 — protein: MFVRNILLSFKSVFYSKVTSFTRTAIKMASKINVDVEEPVLRVTRGSKRKLTSPIIKHEEGETSNVAKQSHKSLHLLSSTKLELLQAENSGVQICEKNANSVTSHISNPTKTLKSKQTVKQMDKESQGNGKQEKIKKEKKAKAEKTDTGKKVSKNDVPKPEMVIPEIIIPSNKPIIKREVGPSPWNGTVKYDNKIFLGAHISAAGGLENAITNSLNIGGTSFALFLKNQRQWVSKPMEDVTVERFKAACATHKFLPHLILPHGSYLMNCGSSDPVILAKSRANLLDEVQRCERLGILYYNIHPGSSCGKGTREEAIKSIADSINWVHDQTPDSKVTVVLENMCRQGNTIGGDFSDLAEIIQQVFDQSRIGVCLDTCHALAAGYDLATAHGFDSFLEEFERVVGFRYLVAVHLNDSEGELGCHRDRHASIGKGKIGLEGFRRIVNCPRFRDIPVVLETPFISDEHYKQEILLLKSLANSDTVCA
- the LOC124198284 gene encoding uncharacterized protein LOC124198284 — protein: MVPNSEDSNGATSSTEQTTLKSPKTSKGKTTPSKSSINVEKDTDEYRKLRDRNNEAVKKSRTRTKLRTQNTLDKVEKLRGENTKLEDRIEGLKKELELLKELFVSHAGTKSMKRLTEVDLDVLLAEAAPSNKRSKKGNTPYAGRSREDIEREVLALLGQQAEESDDEADDDDEPQPSTSRDIDQTNMSEEQSLMEDPTSANNTIECVDLSNENETEEILTVEPSVDDGEITETYTIVDDGTGGPHIWTTEDGESVVVTIEQDEQGTLVASSVQQQDLNDIIQGEILMLE